The genome window GACGACAGTGCCGCCGAGCTTGATTCCCACCCAGGCGGTCGCGAAAGCCGCGACCGTCAGCTGCCCTTCGGCGCCGATATTCAATAGGCCACAGCGAAACGCGACCATGACCGCCAAGCCTGTAAAGATCAGCGGCGTTGCGTAGAAGAGCAGGTAGCCGATGTCTTTCGTCGAGCCGAATGAACTGCCGACTAGCAGGCGAAATGTCTCGATAGGGTTATCGCCGATCAACAACACAATGAGGCCGCCGACGATAAACGCGGCAATGACGGCGATCACGGGCCAGAGGACTTCGCGGAGGACCTTCATTGAGCTCTGAAAGAGTGCTCAACAAATATAACCGAGAAACGCCAAGACTGTCACCCACAATTCACGAAAAAAATCATGAAAAATAGACTTGACAAGAATACACTCATATTTTATTATTCTAACGGACTAAGTATTTAGTCCGGTATCCTGTAATTATTGGAGGAAACAACTATGTTTTTAGCAAAATATGACCCTTTTAGAGAGATGCGGAGCCTCCAGGATGAGGTAAACAGGCTTTTCTCTGCGAGTTATCCGGGCACAAGCGGCCGCGAGGACGTTATGAATGCCTGGAATCCACGCGTTGACGTCTTTGAGAATAACGACAGTCTCGTGATCGAGGCGGAGTTACCCGGTATGACCAAGGACGATTTCGAATTGTCGTTTGAGAACAACATGCTCACATTAAAGGGTGAGCGGCGATTCGAGAAAAAGGATGAGGGCGACAATTATCACCGCATCGAGCGCGGATACGGATCGTTTGCCAGATCATTCACGCTGCCGC of Chloracidobacterium sp. contains these proteins:
- a CDS encoding Hsp20/alpha crystallin family protein, translating into MFLAKYDPFREMRSLQDEVNRLFSASYPGTSGREDVMNAWNPRVDVFENNDSLVIEAELPGMTKDDFELSFENNMLTLKGERRFEKKDEGDNYHRIERGYGSFARSFTLPPTVTAEGAKADFENGVLHVTLPKREETKARKIEISGANPEAKTIEAKTAKA